In Acidisarcina polymorpha, the DNA window TTCTATCCAGCAATCATCAAGCGATGAAAGACTCCACAACTCTCCGGGACCCTGATACAGGTACGACTTTTGCCGATGAGATGCGGCTCATCCCACGGTGGTCGGTGGCAATTGCTGCCCTCGTCTTTGTCATCGTTCAGTACTTCTTTTGGATCGTGATGCCGGAGCATCGCAATCATCCACCGCCGCCGGTTGGCTTCCGTATCTATTTCGCGCTTTCGTGGAGCGCGCTGGCGGCGTTATACGTCCTGATGGTCGGCTACGTCAGCCAGGACGCCCCACGCCGCTCGATGAGTCTCCGATTCTGGATCGCGATCTGTCTCATTATGCCCGGGGGGATCGGTTCTGTGCTCTACTTCCTGCTGCGCCAGCCAATCATATCCCGCTGCCCAGCCTGTGGGACACGCACCCAGGCGGACTTCCATTTCTGTCCGCAGTGCGCCTGCCAGATCTCGGCTTGCTGCGGACAATGCTATCGCAGTGTTTCTGCGACGGACCAATACTGCGTTCATTGCGGGCATGACCTGGCAGCGGACAACACGCCCTCTCGTTTACGAGCATTTCAGTCTTAGCTGGAAACGGCAGTTGGGCGGCCCATGAAAGCGACCGGCTTCGAGTTCCGCCACCCGTTGCTCATCCACGAAGTGATTGTGGACGCGGCTCTATTTACCTACCTGGTGCTCCGCGGCGATGCCTTGAACCTGCGTTTTGGCGGCGATCCGAAGAAGACAGCGCTCCGTTGGACGAGAGCCACAAGTCTTTAAATCTTCTATACTCAGGTGTCGGCTCGCAATGTCTATAACCGCACTGATCATCGACGACGAACAACTCGCCCGCGAAGAGCTCGAGTACCTGCTTCGCGACGAGGGGGACATTGACGTTCTTGCCCAGGGCCGCAACGGGATCGAGGCCGTAGAACTTATCCAGTCGCATCATCCGGACGTCGTCTTCCTCGACGTGCAGATGCCGGGCCTTGATGGTTTTGCGGTTTTGAAGCGGCTGGTCGAACTACAAAAGAGCGAACTCAAAGACGGGTACCCTTTGCCTCAGATTATATTCGCGACCGCTTTCGATCAGTATGCTGTTCGCGCCTTTGACGTGAACGCGATCGATTATCTGCTGAAACCCTTCGATCATGCCCGTGTCCTCCAGGCGCTGGATCGGATCCGGCAACGCGTCCAGGACTCGGGCACGACAGATATGCACGCTTCATCAGGGGAAGACCGTGCGCAAAGCAGTGCTCCCGACAGTACCGGCACCCGGATTGAAGCATTGCTGAGACTGATGGAGCAGCAACAGGCAGGCGCGCGGCCTTCCGTTTCGAATCTCCAGTCGGGGAAGATTGTAGTTCAGGCCCAAAGCCGGCTCCTGCTTATCGACCAGAAAGATATCTGCTACGCGGCTATCGATGAGGGAACAATCTCGGTCGCCACTCCCTTGCTCGAAGGCCAATCGAAATGCCGCACGCTCGAAGAACTGCTGGACTTGCTCGACCCCGCAATCTTCTGGAGAGCGCACCGCTCCTATGTGGTGAACATCAATCACATCAAGGAAGTCGTGCCATGGTTCAAGTCGAGTTATCAGCTCAGGATGGCGGACAAGAAGCAGACGGAGATTCCCGTCAGCCGTGCCCAGACCCGGCGCCTGCGAGAACTGTTCAAGCTTTGAAGCATTGATCTGGCAAGCCAGTAGCTAAATGGAAGCAGGACCCTTCCGCTATACTGGGCGGTTGCCGCCGTTATGAATGCGAACCCATGAAGATCCTCGTCTGCATCAAGCAAGTCCCCCAAAAAGACGCACCACTCAAGCTGAACGAATCGGGCACCTGGATTCGCGATGACGTCTCCTACGAGGTGAATGAACCAGACGCTTATGCGCTCGAAGAGGCGCTGCGGCAGAGAGAGAAGCACGGCGGCGAGGTCGTGGTGATCACTGCCGGGCCCGCCCGCGCACAATCTGTGCTTCGGGAGGCGTTGGCCAAAGGCGCCGACCGCGCGATTCACCTCGACGACGATCGGTTTGTTCAGTTGGACTCGGCAAATACGGCGCGCGCGCTGGCCGCCGCCATTGAATCTGAAAGCTTCGATCTGATCGTCACCGGACTGCAGTCTGATGATTTCGGCGCGGCGCAGACGGGGATTCTGCTGGCCGAGATTCTCGGCTTGCCTCATGCGACCATTGTCATCGGGATCGAGAAGACAGAATCGGGAGTCACGCTCAAGCGCGAACTTGAGGCAGGCCACTATCAATACATCGATCTGCCCTTGCCCGCGGTATTGATGATTCAGAGCGGTATCAATAAGCTCCGCTATGCCACTCTCATTGGCATCAAGCAGGCCAAGATGAAGCCGGTCCGCAAGGTCAGCTTTGCGGAGATCAAAGCCAAACTGGGACGAAACCGGCAAAAAATTGAGCGGCTTTATATCCCCGCGAAGCAAAAGAAGACCGAAATGATCACTGGATCCTCTGCTGAGATCGCAAAGAAGATCGTCGAACATCTCAAGAACCACTCCCGCGTGATTTAATGTGGGGTGGGGTCGAGTTTTATTCAATTTGCAGTTTCCGCAGGAGCTGCTTTCGCAGTGGTCTTGCGGCCCCCGCTATCGAATGCAGGAGAAGATGAATGGCCAACATGCTGATTCCCTTTGAGGAACGCAACCTCACCCCGAACCAGGTAGAGCATCTGGATAAGCGTCGTGCCTGGGGGTTGACTCTTCAAGTGATTGCCGGGCTTTTGGCGATCATCGGCGTCGTCCTTTGGCTCTGGGTCGGCCAGGATCTGACTTATTCTCCAGGATGGATTCATCCGATGTTCTACTACGACGCCATTGTCTGGGTTGCTGCTGTTGTGCTGATTGGCATCGGGTCTGCGCTCCGCCGCGGGGCGCCCGAATTTTGAGATCTCCGCTTTGTTTTTGAATGAGTTGAAGGACGGTGGCGGATCTATGTTGGTCACCTCCGTCGAGCGCCAGACAACCTCATGCCAGACACCATCCTCGTAGTCGCCGAACAACGCGAAGGCAAACTGAATCGCGTCTCGTTCGAAACCATAGCAGCCGCGCAATCCATTGCCCATGAAACTGGCTGGATCGTCGAGGTAGTTCTACCCGGCCACGAGCTCAGCGCCGCCGCTGCCGAGCTTGCCACTAAAGCGGTCAAAAAAGTCTACCTGCTCGAGTCGCCCTCCCTCGAAACCTACACCTATGACGCCTATGTTCAGGCTATGGGCCAATTTCTGAAAGAAAAGCAGCCGAAGCTGGTTCTCTTTCCACATACCTATCAGGTCAGGGATTTTGCGCCTCGACTGGCGCTGGCGCTCGATCGCACCTTGATATCCGACAGTACCGGATTCAAGTTCGAGTCGGGCCGGCTACTCTTCACCCGGCAGATGTTTCAAGGCAAATTTGCGGCGGACGTCTCGTTTGCCGGAGAAGAACCCTGGCTCGCTACCATTCAGAATGGAGCCTTTCGTGGCGACCAGGTGGAGCCCGGCTCGGCTCCTCTCGAGACGATGACGGTGGCGGAGCCGCTCGCATCCTCCCGGGTGGTTCCTCATGAAGTCTTTCAGGAAGCCAAGCAGGCAGTTGACCTGGGCCAGGCAGAGGTGATCGTCGCTGTGGGCCGCGGCATACGGGAACAGAAGAACCTGGCTATCGCCGAGGCCCTTGCCGACGCGCTGGGCGGAGATATGGCTGCCTCTCGTCCGATCTGCGACAACGGATGGCTTCCTCTGGATCGTCAAATCGGTAGCTCCGGTCAGACTGTGGCACCGAAGCTCTACATCGCCTTAGGAATCAGCGGGGCTATCCAGCACATCGTTGGCATGAAAGGCTCAGGAACCATCGTTGCCATTAATAAAGACGCGGAAGCGCCGATATTCGAGATCGCCGACGTGGGCGTCGTTGGAAACCTTTTCGATATCGTGCCAGCCTTGACGGAAGAGATCAAGAAGGTCAAAGCGGCGGGTTGATCCCTGCAGGATTGAGTGCGCGCAAGCATCAACCTGTTAGCTAACGTGAAGATGATTTCCTAAGTTCGTGGGCCTCTTAAAGACAGCGAGGGATGAGCTTGCGCTCATCCCTCTGGTTCCAGTTTCAACTCAGATATCGGGCCGCTGACTAATAAGTTGTCGTATGAACCTTTTCTCCTTCGCGCACTGCGTCGGTGTCGCGTTTGCCAGCTGAACCCTCACTGGACGAAGCAATATCGTCGGCGCCCGAGCCTTTCAGCAGATTCTTGGCGCTGGTGATTTCTTCGCTGGTCTCGCAGTGCACGGAAAGAAGCACACCACCGTCCTTGACGCGTCCCTCGTAGCGTTTCGCTTCGTACTCCGGGATGCCTGCGCCAACTAAGGCGCCGACCAGACCCCCGACTGCGCCACCGACTCCGAAGCCGGCCAGCGCGCCCATGATCGGCCCGGCAGCGATGAGTGGGCCGACCCCGGGAATTGCCAGTGCTCCCAGACCAGCCAATAATCCAACGGTGCCGCCGACTACGCCGCCAGCGGTCACACCAGCCGCGGTGCCTTCCGGGGCCTTAGTGTGTTTCTGGTGAGCGAACTGTTTGTTGCTCTCGGTGTCGGCCATCAGGACGGAGACATCCTGCTCCGAGAATCCCTGGGCGACGAGCACATCAACGGCCTTTTCGGCGCTTTCAATATTCGGGTAAATCCCATAGACTGCCGTATTCTTACCTGCCATAGTAGTTCTCCTTGGGCAAATCGAGACAAAGTTGTTAGGGCGTGATCGTTATCTGACGCAGCAACTTACCGGCGAAGCGGACGCCTACTGGGGCTGGACGGTAATTTGATTGGTCACCTTGTCCGCGCCCGCGATCTGCGCTGCCAGGTCTTGAATCTTCTGTTTTTCATCGTCGGAATGCACGGGCCCTTTGAGAGTGACCGCGCCTTGCCTGACGATGATTTTCACGTTGTGGGCGTACATCGAAAGTTTTTTATCCGCAACCAGAGCTTTGCGGATCTTCGCAGTCATTTGGCGATCGCTGCTGGCGCTGCTTTGCTGATCAGCCGTCGTATTCTGCTGTTTGTTTTGCCCGGAGTTGTCAGGTTGATTTTGAGCGAGAGCGGGTTGAAAGACCGCCAATATCGCCATCAGAGTCAAAGACGTAAGAATGGGACCAAACAGCGTACTCTTTAAATGTTGCATGCGTTCCTCGATGATGCGCTTCGACCTTCTTGTCGCCGCAGGTCGCGGCGATTTAGGGGCATTGGCCCTGACTGATTCGACGGTGAACAAACACTTGCTAAGTCCGGCTGGCATCTCCCCGGTTCGTCGAATTAGGATGTGGCATCAAACTTTGGAGTTGTCTTTTTAAGTTTCCCCAACTCCGATGCCGAAGAACTCGGACTACTTGCCTTCCCTTTCCCCTCTTGGCTTTCCTTTCCCGACTTGCCTTCCCTTTGATTGATCCGCTACAAAAGAGTGCGGTCCAGCAAGGCCAGGGCAGCTGAGCAATCACCTCATGAATGAGATTCATTTTCGTAAACCGATCGACAACATCGATCGTCCTCAGATGGATGCCGATGTCGTCATCGTGGGCGGAGGGCCGGCTGGACTGGCTTGTGCATTGCGCCTTTCGCAGCTGATCGACAACCATAATCTTCACGATCCTGAGGCTCCACTCAGCAAAGAAAACATCTATGTCCTGGAGAAAGCTCGAGAAGCAGGACAGCATTGTCTTTCCGGCGCGCTGCTCGATCCGCGTTCGATGCGCGAGCTTTTACCAGGCTTCGAAGCCGAAGCGCCAATGGACGCCGAGGTCACAAAGGAATCGGTTTTTTTTCTCACCAGGACAGGCCAGCACAAATTTCCGATCGTCCCTCCGCCGCTCCGTGATCATGGCAACTATGTCATCTCCATCAATAAGTTTGTGAAATGGCTGGCTGCGAAGGTGGAGGAAAGCGGCATCACCATCTTCACTGGCTTCGCGGGCGCGGAACTGCTCTTCGATCAGGGCGGAGACGTCGTGGCCGGTGTCCGCACGGACGATAAAGGGGTGAATAAGCAGGGTGAGCGCAAAGCTAATTTTGAACCCGGCTATGACCTGCATTCCAAGGTCACGATCCTGGCCGAAGGGACTCGCGGGAACTGCGCAAAGCAGCTCATCCAGCGCCTTGATCTGGAGGACCCTGATCACGCCCAGACCTACGGCCTCGGGGTCAAAGAGCTTTGGGAGATCCCCGCGGGGCGCATAGCCAAGGGCGAGGTGATTTACACCCTGGGGTATCCGCTGACCACACGAGAATATGGGGGCGCCTGGATCTATGGAATCAGCGATACCGAGATCTCTCTGGGATACGTCACCGGCCTCGATTATCAGGATCCCCGGACTGACCCCAATCACGTCTTTCAGAGCTTCAAGAGCCACCCGTTCATTCGTCGACTGCTCGAAGGCGGCAAGATGGTCCGCTATGGCGCGAAGAGCCTGCCTTACGGGGGATGGCTCACAATGCCACGCCTCGGGGGCAACGGTTGGATGCTGCTAGGAGATAGTGCCAGCTTTCTCAACTCCCAGCGACTCAAGGGCATCCATCTCGCCATCAAGTCGGGAATGCTCGCGGCGGAAACTGCTTATGACGCGCTGATTCAGAAGAAATTCTCGAGTGCTCAACTCGGCGACTATAAGCGCCGGGTGGACGAAAGCTGGATACGAGAGGAACTCTACCCGGTGCGGAACTTCCATCAGGGTTTTGAGCATGGCCTGATCGACGGGCTGGTTAAGGCGGGGGTGCAACAAGTGCTTCGAGGCGGCAATCTTGGACCCGATTTTACCAACCGGGCAGGGTTCGAGAATATGCGCCAGCTCGACACTCTGGGCGAGCATAGCCATGGCCGCGAAGCATTTCTGGGCAATGCGCAGGGAGACGGCAAAATTACTTTCGACCGCCTCACCGACGTCTACTACTCGGGGACCCGCCATGAGGACGACCAGCCTACTCACCTGGTAATAGCTGATCTGGACATCTGCAACACCCGCTGCGTCAAGGAGTTCGGCAACCCCTGTCAATACTTCTGTCCCGCGGCGGTTTACGAGATGGTGGAGGATTCGATCGTGAGGACAGAAGGCGATGCGGGTGGCAATGGCACTCTAGCGAGCTCCGCCAAACGCTTACAGATTAATTTCGCAAATTGCGTTCATTGCAAGACCTGTGACATTGCCGATCCGTACCAGATCATTACCTGGGTGCCTCCAGAAGGAGGCGACGGGCCGAACTACGACGGCATGTAGTACCATTTAACAACATCAAACCCAAGAATGAAATTGAACGCTGGATCACGCTTGGAGAGCATGAGATCCCAGCGACTAATTTCACGGACGATCTTGGCATGCTAGGGATGGCTCGCTTGTCCAGCTTTGTGCCACTTTCAATTGCCTAGGAAATGGCGCAGTCAGGATCCACAATGTCTGGGAAGCCAGTTACAGCAGCGGGCTCTATGGCAGACCTGATGGTCTTCCACGAGATCGCACGCGCGCTCACATCGTCGCTGGATCTTGAATCCATTCTGACGACGATCATGCGGCAGATGCAGCGGTTTTTTCGTCCTGAAACCTGGGCGCTGTTATTGACCGACGAATCGCGCCGCGACCTTTACTATGCGATTGCGGACGGCCGCTACGGAAGTCAGTTGTCCGAAGTGCGGGTTCCTTACGGGCAAAGCATGGCTGGTTGGGTGGCAGAACGGGGTGAGACGCTGATCGTCCCGGAAACCTCGAAACATCCTCTTGCTGAAATAGGAGTTGATTCCCACCTGGGCTTTGAGGTTCGTTCCGCGGTCTGCATACCTCTGCGTTCGCGTCTGCGCACGTTAGGCGTCATCCAGCTCTTTAATTTGCCGCCCGATACATTTTCTGATTACGCAATCTCGTTCCTTCTTGTGCTCTGTGATTTTGCAGCGATCGCGATCGAAAATGCGCGAGCCTTCGAGCGAGTGCAGGAATTGACCATCCTTGATGAGTGCACTGGACTCTATAATCTTCGTCATTTCGCTGAATCGCTGCGGAACGAGATGAAACGTTCGGAGCGGCTCAACCTGCCGATGAGCCTAATCTTTATCGATCTCGATAACTTCAAGCTGGTGAACGATCAATACGGCCACCAGATTGGCAGCCGTCTACTCGCTGCGGTAAGCGGTACGATCAGGTCTCAAGTCAGAAGCATCGATCTCGTTTTCCGCTATGGAGGAGACGAGTTCATCGTTCTACTGCCCGCTACCGGCAAGCGCAAAGCGATTCAAGTAGCGAATCGTCTGCTCTACTCGTTTCGCAATGGACCCCATGATGTTTCGAATGATTTGCATATCGACGTGACCGCCAGTTTCGGAGTAGCCAGCTTCCCCGAGGACGGCAAGTCCGGTCATGAAATCCTTCGCGTCGCCGACGCCCGGATGTACTGGGTGAAAGGTTCGAGCCGCAACGGAATCGCCTTTGATGGAGGCGAGCAATCCCTGGAACAGCCTGCCTGAGTGAGGACCTGCTAAACAGGGGCTCATTCTCAGTATCTCAGTCCTAATCTTTGGGGAAACTCTTCTTCCTCCTCGTCTACCTCGATCAGGCCGAGAAAGTCGGTCACGATTCTGCGGTGACGCCTCAACAGTTCGAAGTGTGCTCCGACGACGAGCGCGGCTACGATCAGCAGGTGTCCCAGGCCCTGTAGAAGCCAGTCTTCCAGCCCCAGAGTTAACAAAACGAGCGGTGGAAAAAGCCCAAAGTATTGGATCAAGACAAAGGCCAGGTTTGTCGTAGAAGCAGGTCGCGCGCCAGTGAACGGAACCATCTTCACGTTCAAAAAGAAGGCGTCGGTCAATAGAAGACAGAGGCTGATGCCGACAAATACTTGAACGCCGGTATTGCTCCAGCCGTTGAACCCGGGCGGAGCGATAGCATGGATCAATGTCACACTTCCCAAGGTGAGTATCAGCGCCCATAGAAGCACCCACCACCTGGTTGCCGTGGACTCATCCCATCCCGGTTTGCCATTGATGACCCGGAATATCCAGTTGACCTTGCGGTCGGCCGGACCGAGAAAAGCCGCTCGTAAACCGGCAATCGTCCAGAAGGCGATGATCGGAATTGCCGCTCGCAAGCCATCAGGCGAGAAGACGAGGCTGATGTGGCCATCGCCCAGCTTTAACATCACCACTCCGGCGATAACCAATGCCATCCCGCCTCCTCCGTACATGGTCAGGTAAACGCGGTAGCGCGGGGTGCGCAGCAGCGTTTGGCTGATGAAGTGAAAGATGGCCCGGCGCTGCGGTATCCGCAACAGCGTCTTGTGAAGTACAGAAGTGAGAGGAATGAGGATACGATTCTGCGTGTTTCGCGGGTCGGCCCCCTCAACGACGTGACGCATCCGGGAACGGTATGCGAACGGATAAAACAGGCTGGCCATTGCAATCATGAAAGCGGTCGCAATCCATCCGGTACGCGCCAGGGTCGCAAATACAGGTAAGGTCGATGAGCCCCTTAACAGGCGCTCGTAAATGCCCAGAAACCAAAACGGCGGAAAATATTGAACCTCACGTCCGCCGGAGCTGAGCAAAGCTTCCAAAAACCTCGAGACGATAGGAAAGATCAGAAGCATCGTCAGCAGCCCAGTGACTGAGAGTCCTTGCAGAAAGGGTGAAATCGTCCTCGAGATTCGTTCTCCGAGCAGCGTCAAGAGAGAGCCCTGGAGCGCCAGGAAAAAGGCGGCAATGAATGCACCACTCATTGTGACCGCAACCAGGTGAGCAAAGAAGTGGCGCGCCAGACTCGGCAAGTCGGCGGAGGCGGGAAAGAATAAGCTCCCCAGTGCGTTTGCGCCGAGCAGAAAAATCCCTAAGAACAGGACCACTGCGGAGACCCGTGCCCAGAATAGCGTCTGGCGTTGGATTGAAAGAGTAGAGAGCACAAAGACATCCAACAGATCGGGGAAGAAAAAGTCCCATACAAAGATCGTGATGGCTCCGATCGCTACGAAGGAATACATCACATAAAAATAGTGGTCGCTTATCTGTAACCAGAATGGCCGGCCGCCTGGATAGTGGTATGGCGGGAAGAGATAGATCGCGACACAAAGCCCGGGAAGTGCTATCGCATAGGCAATCTGTAAGGCGCGCGCCTTGGTCTCTCCGTCCGATGAGGTCGTTTCATTGGTGAAGAAACGATCAAGAAAATGCCGCACGAGAACCTGGAATTGACTGCGCTCTTGCGGATCGCCATCGAACAAGGCAGCTTGGACAGCGAGCGAGAGAACGGGATGCTTGGGCGGTGAGAAGAGCCGCACCCGGCTAAGCATGTTCCACCAGCATGGTTTCGACCAACTCGCGAGCTAACACCTTGGTATCCTGCTGCTGCACCAGTTGAGCGAAGGCGCTTTCAAGATTAGCAAGCTTCATCAGCCTGGTCAGCTCAGAGGGCGCGGTGTCGGCGAGGATCCTACCCTGGGCGATCACCACCACCCGATCGCAGATTTGCTCGACCACTTCGAGAACATGGGAGATATAGAGAATCGCTTTTCCGCTCGCAGCCAGTTGCTGCAGCAAGTCCTTGAAGAGTCGCGCCGAGTCGACATCCAGCCCGGAGAGCGGTTCATCGAAAACCAGCAGTTTGGGATCATGCATGAGCGCCGCCGCGATCAGCACCCGCTGCTTCATACCTTTCGAATATGCGGAGATCGGAGAATGCCGCCAGGATTCGAGGCCCAGCAGGCGGAGCAGCTTGTTGGCTTTGAGCTGGATGAGCGGCTCAGGCATGCCGCGTAAGCGCCCCACCAGCTGAAGATATTCCAAACCGGAGAGGTAGGTGTACACGTGCGCCTCTTCGGGAACGTATCCCAGCTTAGCCCGAAATCCAGCCAGATCGGCGCGGATGTCTACACCTTCGAACAAGACTTTTCCGTCATTCGGCTGGAGAATGCCGGTGATGATTTTGACAGTGGTGGACTTTCCCGATCCGTTGGCGCCCAAGTAGCCAACGATCTCGCCAGTTCCCACCCGGAAGTTCACATTGGCGATCGCCGGAATCCCTCGGTAACTTCTCGAAACGTTGTGCAGTTCAAGCATGATGGAAGCCTCCATTCCTGCCCCCTATGTAGCATACTGTCTTAGAGCTAGTCAAATAGCATGCTACATAGGTAGAATGCCGCCATGGCCGTTGAAGCGAAGCTCTCCCATACCGCTGCCTTGATCCTCCAGGCCATTCACGCCGGGCAGGTTTACGGCTTCAGTGTCATGGAGAGGACCGGACTGCCGAGCGGAACTGTATACACGGCTCTGCGCCGCATGGAGCGCGACGGACTCATCCATTCAAAATGGGAACAGCAATCGATCGCCGACGCAGAGCAGCGGCCGCTGCGCAAGTACTACAAGTTGACCCAGGCCGGCGGAGAGATGCTTTCGGCACTTTATAAGCGGTATCCATTGCTGGAGAGGTTGATTCCTTCGCCGGAGGTGGAAAACGCATGACCAGTCGAGACCTGATCAACTCTCTGCCGGTATGCAGGATCTTGCTGCGGACGGCGGGTCATTTCGTACCCCGAGAGTACCGAACGGAATGGGCAGCCGAATGGGAAGCGGAACTCTGGCACATCCGGAGCCTGGGCGGCTCTGAATCTTCGCTCCGGGGCAGCGGCTATGGATCGCCGGCGCCCGCTGTCTTTTGTCTTGGCGCGTTCCAGGACGCACTTTGGCTAAGACGGAATGACCCGCATTTTGCGCTGCGTGAGCTGGCCCGGCTCGGCTCTTCATCGCGATGCGTTTTGTCCCTCGCAGCCTGGCTGATCACGAGCCTTCTACTTTGTTTCTGGCTGCCGTCTGCCCGCAAGGCGATGCTGCCTTCTCCGTACCCTGGTTCCAATCAGGTAGTACTGATTTCGCCGAGCGGAAAATCTGCTTCGCAGCTTCCCACGATCCGAGTTGCCGACTATCGCGCATGGAAGACCAGCACAAGACATCTGTTTACCGAGCTCGCCTTTTACCAGATGGTCGAGAAGCGAGTTCATCTGGCGCCTCACCAGACGGTTGACCTTTCGATCGTGCGATCGAGCACCAACCTCTTTGAATTGCTAAACTTGCCTTCGTTCTCGCTGGCGCCTGGTCAGAGGCCTGGACTGCTTCTGAGCGAGGCGGCGTGGCGAACCTATTTCAAAAGCGATGCTCGGATTGTCGGACGCCTGGTAGAAGTCGGTGGACTGCAGGTCCGCATAGTTGGCGTGCTCTCGCAGGATCTCTGGCGCTTGCCGGGCCACGCGGACGGTTGGATGATTGCCGAAGGTGATCCGCTGCAAGGCCTTCCTTCCAACTCCAAGGGTTTCGTGCTTGCACATTTACAGCCCTCTGGATTCTCTTCAGACCAGCATCAGATGATCGTCTACCGGGAGAATGGAGACGCCGACCGTTTCGACTGTGTCTCGCTCACACAACAAGCGAGTCTGCCCTTCTCTATTTATCTCTTCACGCTGTTTGTGGCCTGCCTGGCGCTGCCCGCCACTACGCCTCTGCCCTTGGGGGAATACCCTGCCCGCTC includes these proteins:
- a CDS encoding zinc ribbon domain-containing protein — encoded protein: MKDSTTLRDPDTGTTFADEMRLIPRWSVAIAALVFVIVQYFFWIVMPEHRNHPPPPVGFRIYFALSWSALAALYVLMVGYVSQDAPRRSMSLRFWIAICLIMPGGIGSVLYFLLRQPIISRCPACGTRTQADFHFCPQCACQISACCGQCYRSVSATDQYCVHCGHDLAADNTPSRLRAFQS
- a CDS encoding LytR/AlgR family response regulator transcription factor, with amino-acid sequence MSITALIIDDEQLAREELEYLLRDEGDIDVLAQGRNGIEAVELIQSHHPDVVFLDVQMPGLDGFAVLKRLVELQKSELKDGYPLPQIIFATAFDQYAVRAFDVNAIDYLLKPFDHARVLQALDRIRQRVQDSGTTDMHASSGEDRAQSSAPDSTGTRIEALLRLMEQQQAGARPSVSNLQSGKIVVQAQSRLLLIDQKDICYAAIDEGTISVATPLLEGQSKCRTLEELLDLLDPAIFWRAHRSYVVNINHIKEVVPWFKSSYQLRMADKKQTEIPVSRAQTRRLRELFKL
- a CDS encoding electron transfer flavoprotein subunit beta/FixA family protein — protein: MKILVCIKQVPQKDAPLKLNESGTWIRDDVSYEVNEPDAYALEEALRQREKHGGEVVVITAGPARAQSVLREALAKGADRAIHLDDDRFVQLDSANTARALAAAIESESFDLIVTGLQSDDFGAAQTGILLAEILGLPHATIVIGIEKTESGVTLKRELEAGHYQYIDLPLPAVLMIQSGINKLRYATLIGIKQAKMKPVRKVSFAEIKAKLGRNRQKIERLYIPAKQKKTEMITGSSAEIAKKIVEHLKNHSRVI
- a CDS encoding electron transfer flavoprotein subunit alpha/FixB family protein — encoded protein: MPDTILVVAEQREGKLNRVSFETIAAAQSIAHETGWIVEVVLPGHELSAAAAELATKAVKKVYLLESPSLETYTYDAYVQAMGQFLKEKQPKLVLFPHTYQVRDFAPRLALALDRTLISDSTGFKFESGRLLFTRQMFQGKFAADVSFAGEEPWLATIQNGAFRGDQVEPGSAPLETMTVAEPLASSRVVPHEVFQEAKQAVDLGQAEVIVAVGRGIREQKNLAIAEALADALGGDMAASRPICDNGWLPLDRQIGSSGQTVAPKLYIALGISGAIQHIVGMKGSGTIVAINKDAEAPIFEIADVGVVGNLFDIVPALTEEIKKVKAAG
- a CDS encoding general stress protein — its product is MAGKNTAVYGIYPNIESAEKAVDVLVAQGFSEQDVSVLMADTESNKQFAHQKHTKAPEGTAAGVTAGGVVGGTVGLLAGLGALAIPGVGPLIAAGPIMGALAGFGVGGAVGGLVGALVGAGIPEYEAKRYEGRVKDGGVLLSVHCETSEEITSAKNLLKGSGADDIASSSEGSAGKRDTDAVREGEKVHTTTY
- a CDS encoding BON domain-containing protein — encoded protein: MQHLKSTLFGPILTSLTLMAILAVFQPALAQNQPDNSGQNKQQNTTADQQSSASSDRQMTAKIRKALVADKKLSMYAHNVKIIVRQGAVTLKGPVHSDDEKQKIQDLAAQIAGADKVTNQITVQPQ
- a CDS encoding electron transfer flavoprotein-ubiquinone oxidoreductase, coding for MNEIHFRKPIDNIDRPQMDADVVIVGGGPAGLACALRLSQLIDNHNLHDPEAPLSKENIYVLEKAREAGQHCLSGALLDPRSMRELLPGFEAEAPMDAEVTKESVFFLTRTGQHKFPIVPPPLRDHGNYVISINKFVKWLAAKVEESGITIFTGFAGAELLFDQGGDVVAGVRTDDKGVNKQGERKANFEPGYDLHSKVTILAEGTRGNCAKQLIQRLDLEDPDHAQTYGLGVKELWEIPAGRIAKGEVIYTLGYPLTTREYGGAWIYGISDTEISLGYVTGLDYQDPRTDPNHVFQSFKSHPFIRRLLEGGKMVRYGAKSLPYGGWLTMPRLGGNGWMLLGDSASFLNSQRLKGIHLAIKSGMLAAETAYDALIQKKFSSAQLGDYKRRVDESWIREELYPVRNFHQGFEHGLIDGLVKAGVQQVLRGGNLGPDFTNRAGFENMRQLDTLGEHSHGREAFLGNAQGDGKITFDRLTDVYYSGTRHEDDQPTHLVIADLDICNTRCVKEFGNPCQYFCPAAVYEMVEDSIVRTEGDAGGNGTLASSAKRLQINFANCVHCKTCDIADPYQIITWVPPEGGDGPNYDGM
- a CDS encoding GGDEF domain-containing protein; translation: MADLMVFHEIARALTSSLDLESILTTIMRQMQRFFRPETWALLLTDESRRDLYYAIADGRYGSQLSEVRVPYGQSMAGWVAERGETLIVPETSKHPLAEIGVDSHLGFEVRSAVCIPLRSRLRTLGVIQLFNLPPDTFSDYAISFLLVLCDFAAIAIENARAFERVQELTILDECTGLYNLRHFAESLRNEMKRSERLNLPMSLIFIDLDNFKLVNDQYGHQIGSRLLAAVSGTIRSQVRSIDLVFRYGGDEFIVLLPATGKRKAIQVANRLLYSFRNGPHDVSNDLHIDVTASFGVASFPEDGKSGHEILRVADARMYWVKGSSRNGIAFDGGEQSLEQPA
- a CDS encoding ABC transporter ATP-binding protein is translated as MLELHNVSRSYRGIPAIANVNFRVGTGEIVGYLGANGSGKSTTVKIITGILQPNDGKVLFEGVDIRADLAGFRAKLGYVPEEAHVYTYLSGLEYLQLVGRLRGMPEPLIQLKANKLLRLLGLESWRHSPISAYSKGMKQRVLIAAALMHDPKLLVFDEPLSGLDVDSARLFKDLLQQLAASGKAILYISHVLEVVEQICDRVVVIAQGRILADTAPSELTRLMKLANLESAFAQLVQQQDTKVLARELVETMLVEHA
- a CDS encoding PadR family transcriptional regulator codes for the protein MAVEAKLSHTAALILQAIHAGQVYGFSVMERTGLPSGTVYTALRRMERDGLIHSKWEQQSIADAEQRPLRKYYKLTQAGGEMLSALYKRYPLLERLIPSPEVENA